The genome window GATGCTTCATATAATAAGGTGTGgtagtggtgtcaggtgctggAGAGGTACGTCCCAGGTTGCataacagaccttgaaacgtccctgcgtactacaacggccaCTTTCTCCAtagatgccaagtgttcaagcATCTGTTCTAGAGCTTTAAGCAATGTCGAGACACATTTGtgtactgcaagccattggtacaaattcaCGGTACCTTATGtatggtagatatacccatcggCTATTGCTAGCTATGGCACAGGATGGGGGTGAGAGaatcttccaattgcatttacAATAACACAGAGGAAGTTAGGtgatgactgagatttctttctttctaggttaaggaggcatgtctgcccccaacctgatatctggaTTATATTGGATCGGGGCACTAGAATACTAGCTGTAATTGAGCGACAATGAAGCCTATTGGATCGCACACACCATCAGCATTATCTAAGACACGTTGCATCCAACTACTATGGGCAATAGCGGTCTACCACTGAACGACggcaagtgaccaacatgggtatttaatctttattaatataatttcatttgtaatattcaatttattttgaatggAAGAGTGGTATGTAATTTTCGCTATCAACTTATATTGATAGGGTACGAGATCAATAAGGACCattttcatgagatgttggcaattttgcGGTCATTTAACGAACAAGGTGCAGGCTACCTCTGTAACATACCTTTCGATCAGTGGACACAAGCATACAACGacggcctacgatatggtcatatgacctcagACCTGgatgaatgcataaattctgttatAAAAGAAACGCGTCATTTGCCGATAACCTCGGTTGTATGAGAAACATATTTCTATTTGGCGGTACTATTTCCAAAAAGAGCAGCAAGTTATAAAGGCCAAATCTAGAGAGGCTATGTATGGTACCGGAAGGTattgcaagaaattaacaaggcaaAGGCGCGGGctaacaccatgcacacagtgtgtcacgatcgtgACAAACTATGGTTTCGTGTGACCGAGTTCAACAGACCAAACCAAGGTATTACCGGTGGGGAATATCGTGTACACCtgagaaataggacttgcgactgtgggacatttgacgcacttcgttatccatgcacTCATGCAATTgtagcttgtcagaatctccgtttGGATCCCATGAGCTATGTCGATGAAGTGTACAAAATAGAATACATGTACAATGTGtggagacacgtattcccacCGGTCTCAGATGAATGTAAGTGGTCATCTATATCACTTGCTCCGTTTAAGTTGTTATCGGATAAAAAATTGTGTCACAAACCAAAATGTCGACCTTGCTCGAGTAGAATACgtaataatatagatatttgGGAAAAAACAAACCAACAGAAGTTGTGTGGATGGTGTAAGAGCCCAGGTCATACAATTCGAACATGTCCAAATCGAAATAGTTGATAATTGCTTAAATGAAACTatgttacattatttttattgccttattcaaaagaacttttattttattaaataggacaaaatataaaaataatttactattaaaatattcaaaacaacttttattttattgaatgaaacaatataaaaatagtttgtacaaatatattaaaaaaccaaTGTATGTGTCAATCGGAACCAGTGCCACATGAAGGTGGTCGACGATTACGCACTGGATTCCTCCTTAGTTCAGCTTTCGGcgggggttgtggttgctcTGGCGGAGGTTGTGGTTGTTCTAGTTGTGGGTGTTGGGAGGATGACCCACTTTGATAGAATAAAGAATGtagaggtgtttgcatcacccacGGCAGAGGTGTTTGAATCATATAAGGCGATGGGGATTGGAAATGAGATGAGCTCTCCAACGGTGCCTCGTGCAATCTCTCCTGCGATGATGGCCTATATATCATCGGTAGAATCGGAGTCTTCAAAAAAGGAAATGCATTGGGCCATACATTTCAACCTGGCATAGGACtaggaaaagaaaacatataagggctaggatacgcaccAGGCATATTCTGAAGGGGTTGTAGTGTGGGTGTCGTTGCTTGAGGCGTTGGGCCCAGTGATTGTGTGGGCACTGTTGATGGGCCCATTCCATCATCGATTCTTCTTAGACTTAAAGGTCTCCGTCGTTCCCTTTCGACATAGATTTACCGATGCTTCTGCTCTTCTAAGAGAAAATATGCCTTGCCATAGATCCTAAATCATGGCATGTAATCTAGCACGCACGCTAACTTTGGAATGATGATCGATTTACTTTTcccaaattttgatatattccaAGAAGAATACCGGCCAATTCATATTCGATTACTGTAAGTAAATTTTGTGCTCATCATCGAGCACCTCAAGTTTCACGGGAATCGATTGTCAAAATCTAAATTACCGCAACACTCTATTCGTTTGATGCATCTCGACAGTAGCATGTTCACCAATAGGACCTTAACATTCCAAATGTtcagattttgaaagaattcatcCGGAATTACTTCCCGAATTGGtagatcctcgtatggtgtccattgaaactatatgaatgtgataaaaatattagttatatacataatactaaatactaaatatgaaacgactatgttatgtatatacattttatttaatacttacatgcgCTTCTGatcgttggtctaatagaagccgtatatcttcaagagcaataggtattccaacataactcgccgaatggttccacctaattaaataattttttagtataaaattatattttaaatctatgtaataattgtaaaatctaatataaattttacttcgttatgagtgggaatgtatatgggtggttcactcgaggacgtaaaaatggaaagtgaTACCAAGCTTATTATTGTAGTAGTGATAGGAAACTTCTGATTTTGACTTTAATTGGTGgtgtcgccccgcacatctctgggtacaatgttgccaacacaACAAAACCCCAACTAAGTTTGCCAattgctctaaaatcaacgagtttcagcagccacctCAGATGTACAAGGTTTCGTGACAAGTCCAGTATTAGATAACCTCCAATAATCTCAAAGATGTATGCCCGAGTATATCGTATTCTTTCTACTTTAGTCGAATCATTCCCTATGTCAAGATatctcaaaaattattatttccaGGAGTCTTTAGCAGACTATTAATACACAAAGTTATCTACTAACTGACGCTAACAAACTAACTGTTGAAACTGACTTTTGACTCAACAACCTATACTCATAACTTGCCTCGATCTTCATTGACCTTTCCTTTCTCCTTAAGCTTTCCAATCCTTAGTGACTACTTGAAGTTAAGTTCTAAACTTGTTGAACATTCCTTCAGATAGTGGTTTTGTTAGAATATTTGCAATTTGATCTCGGCTAGACATATGACCTATATAAAGCACCCCACTCGCAACTTTCTCCCTCACAAAAAACAAGTCCAACTCAACGTGTTTAAACTTGGAATACATGACTGAATTTCCTGCAATGGCAACAGTAGCTGCACTATCACACCAGACCAAGGCTTTAGGTTTTAGAGCAAGCAGTTCAGACAATAAAGACTGAATCCAAACAATTTATGCAGTAACATGAGCAACACTTCGAATTCTGCTTCCGCTGTTGACCGAAAAACCACCGATTGCTTCCTCGAGCTCTAGGAGACAGGATTACCTCTAAGAAAAACATAGAACCCAAAGGTAGACCTACGATCATCCGCATCAGACCCCCAGTTAGCATCCAAAAACCCCTCAAGTAATAGCTTCGAGGATCGAGTGAATTGTAAACCATGGTCTAACGTCCCTTAAAGATATCTCAAGATTCTCTTAACCGCTTTAAAGTGTGAGTCCAACGGCTTGTGCATGTACTAACACACCTTATTGATAGAGAAAGCTATTTTTGGCCTTGTGAGTACAACATACAGTAACGCCCCAACAATACTTCTGTAGAGATGTTCATTTTTAGAAGGGCTCCCTTCAACAGCTGACAATTTACAGGTAGTGGTCATAGGTGTAGGAGTGCCTTTCGACCGATCCATGGAGGCTCTTTGAAGAAGCTCCAAAATGTATTTTTTGGGGCTAAAAAAAGACCCTCCTTATTGTAAGAGACTCCTATGCcaagaaaataattaagtgtGCCTAGGTCCTTCAAGGAAAATTGAGTATTAAGACCTTGCACAAAACGGTCAATGGCTTGACTATCATTCCCAGTGACAATAATATCGTCCACGTAGACTAGGACATAAACCAACGTTGACATCGAGTGATGAATAAAGAGAGAATTATCAGCTTCCAAGGCTTCAAATTCGTTAGCAAGTAAAAACTATTTTAGCTTATGAAACGAGGCCCAAGGTGCTTGCTTAAGACCAGACAAGGCTTTTCGCAACCTACACACCAATTGCGGACTAGAAAGTCCTTGTTGTTCAAACCCTGGTGGTTGCATCATATAGATTTCATCACTTAAATCACTATTCAAAAACGCATTGTTAATGTCGACTTGCCCTAGTGCCCATTCAGACAAAACTACAAGTGTAAGAACAACCCGTATTGTAGTTGGTTTGACTACAGGACTAAAAGTTTCCTAAAAGTCAATACCTGCTTCTTGCAAAAACCCTTTAACAACCAATCGGCCTTTGTATCTTACAACCAAACCATCAACATATCTTTTTAACCTGAATATCCACTTACATCCAACCGTCCTCCATCTTCTAAGAAGAGGAACAAGGTCCCAAGTATGATTAGAGAGAAGTGCACTATATTCTGCCTGAGCTGCTATGATAGAAGTAGGCTCCTTCTCAgccaaaaataaggaaaaaaaatttagcttGTAGATACCGTTCTTGGACCTAGTTTGCATAGGATGCTGATTGACATTGACAGGCTCCCTCGAAGAAGCAGTAGATGGAGTAGCCAAGGAAGGCACAGACGCTGTAAGTAAAGGATCAACACTCTGACTTGAAGAGGAAACTGTAGGTGAGGAATCTCCATGCTGACTTGTAGAGGAAGAGGAACAAACACCAAAGGAGCCAGTGGGCAAATCGGGTGAAGTAGCCTCAGGAGAACAGCTGGAAGAAGGCCCCATAGGAGTACTAGGACCAGTAGGTAAAACCATAGGAAAATGAGATTGTTGATGATTGCACCTAATGGAAGCCAAAGGTGACTGTGTAGAGAACCCATCTGCAAATGGATATTGAGACTCATCAAATACCACGTGTCTCAAAACAAAAATGCAACCATCTTCATCGAGGCACTTGTAGCCCTTCTGATTAGTGCTAACACCCAGAAAAACACACCTCTTTGAGTGAAACTGTAGCTTATGTTGTCGAAACGGTCTCAACTAAGGAAAACACGCACATCCAAATATTTTAAGTTGAGAGTAAATAGGTTGCAAATTGTAGCGTTTCTCATAAGGACTGCATTGTTGAAGTATGGGGTGGGCAACCTATTTGTTAAGTGAACAACATGGACAAAAGCATAGGACCAAAACTTCAAAGGCATAGACGCCTGAACTAAGAGTGTCAGGCCCATGTCAACCACCTACCTGTGTCTCATTTCAGCAACCCCATTCTGCTCTGAGGTGTGAGGACACGTGATTCTGTGTTGAACACCAAGTCGAGAAAGCTCACTCGACAAGGCTCGATACTCTCTGCCCCAGTCGTTTTGAAGCATCTTAATAGAACACCCAAACTGTACCTCGATCATTCGGTGAAAATGAATAAAGTATTGAAGAACTTCAGACTTTATCTTGAGAAATTAAAGCCATGCATACCGACTGTGCATATCAACAAACGTTACATAGTAggaaaattcatttgatttcaCATGTGCTAGTCCCCAAACATTAGAGACAATAAGTTCAAAAGGTGATGAGTACACTATTTTTGAACAACTAAAAGGAAGCTTGTGTGCTTTTCCCAGTTGATAGGAAGAACACACTAGAGGTAAACTAGTGCATTTGAAAGGAATATTACAGGTGCGTAACACATGACTCAAGACATTATTACAAGGATGACCCAGCTTGGCATGCCATAACAACATGGATAAAGAAGTGAGCTGTGAATTGTTGAGAAGAACAGAACTAGACTTCTGTGCACCAACAGACTTGGACGAACCTGTGAAAAGAGCGGTACGAGAAACATTGAACCTGTAGAGTCTGTTATGCATGCGGCCCACTAGTAGTATTGCCCCTGTTTGTATGtccttcacaaaacacaaaaatggATGAAACTCAAAGTACACAGCATTATCCCTTGCAAATTGCCCAACTGATAGCAAAATTTTACAAACATTAGGAACATGGAGAACACTTCTGAGACGTAAGAGCCTAGAGCCAGCCGAGAGGGTAGAGGAACCTACACTACGTATAGGAACCAGTTCACCATTACTTATAGAAACATTGGTCGTACCTATATAGGGAGAAGCAGCTGTGAGGTTGGACAGATCGGGAGTAATATGATTCGTTGCCCCTGAATCAGGGTACCAAGCCTGATCGAGCGAACTGGAAATAGACCCCTAAGAAGTAGATTGACCTGAAATAGAAGAATTAGGAGAAAACGTTCCACAACAGTGATGCATAGAAGAACATGTAGAAGAAGAAGGAACTCATTGACTATAAAGATCATGATAGTTAGCTTGCACCGAATGACCAGCTCTTACTCCAGAAAAATTCTCATCGAATCTATAATAGCAAGTCTGAACCATATGACCTATCTTACTACAGAGTTGACATTGTGGTCTAGAACGAGACCAACTCCTCCTACTATTGTGAACTCTTCCACGAGACCAACCTTAACCTTGTCCCATTTGTCCTTCTTTAGAACCCAAAAATGAATGAGCATAGGCTCCAGTCTGCCTCGAGTTGTCGAGACTCTCTCATTGAGAATGACACACCATGTTGGCTTGTAAAGGAACCTCAGCTAGTGAACTCACCTGCCGTGCTTCATAGTCAAGAATCATTTCAATTAACAAATCAAGAGAAACAAGGGTTGCTGAAGCAAGAACCCGAATAGACTCATATTCTATAGAAAGACCAGCCAATATAATACTGACTTGTTCTTGTTCAGTAACTGGACTACCTGCTGCAGTTAAACCATCACTCAGCTATTTAACCTTAaaaacatattctttaaaaGTAAGACCCCCTTTCTTGATTGAGTAGAGAGAATGACTCATATTGGAGATTTTGTTGTTTGACTTCTGTCCAAACCTTCTCTCAATAGCACTCCAGACTTCAAAACTAGTTTTGGCCATCATGAGATGAACCAAGATTTCATCTGTAACAGTAGACAACAACCAAGAAGCCAAAAACTTATCCTGCCTCTTGTGAGCAATAAACTCTGGATTGTTAATGAGTTGACCTTCATTTTCAGAAATGAAAGGTGAGGGAATTGAAACAGTTCCCAACACGTATCCCTCAAGACCATATTCCTCAAGAATTAACAGAAGTTGATGTTTCCACAACAGAAATTTATGCTCATCGAGTTTGATAGTATCATGCTTGGAAAAATACTGAATATTAGGTAGAGAAGAATTACCATTATTAGACGACTGCTTGGGAGTGTCAACTGTTGGAACAGTCTCTGTAACCATTgctagagaaaaaaaaaggaaaactacTGCAAGAACCTAGCTATTGATACCATGTCAAGATATCTCAAAAACTATTATTTTCCAGGAGTCTTTAGCAGACTATTAATACACAAAGATATCTACTAACTGACGTTAACAAACTAACTGTTGTAACTGACTTTTGATTCAACAACTTATACTAATAACACCCCGGCTCCGGGAATGTGTCTTGTAACCAACCTATCTCGATCTAACCTCCTTAAATATTATCCAGAATCGCACCCAAAAGATCGTAGCATATGGCTCCCTAATCAGCAGATTGAACGGACCCGGTGAGTACGGACCCATCCACTGGCAATCCCAATTGTAACTGCATGTCCTCCAAAGTGATGGTACACTCTCcgcatggaagatgaaatgtgagCATCTCGGGTCTCGACCTCTCTATTAACGCGTTgatgagtttcgggtccaacttgcacccTTGGCCTATATTGGCCACGTGCTAAAAACCCGCTTCCATCAAGTAATTTTctatcaacggtgatggaggaccagacatattacgaatataacattgtaacacccgatctacaggctgttataaaaaattataaaataaaaaattaattaaaattacataaatgaaaaaaaatattaaataatattcaaaaattgaaattaacccttaccattttcatttgttcgacggagatatgtttatgatcgagacgaattaattccccgaccattgctaacacgatcaaatatttttgaaattataagaaataatactaatttagaaaaaaattaaaggaaataattaattaaatagagctttgagaaatttagggagaaatttgagagcttttttgagaaatttagaagaaatgttgtgtgaaaaaaataggagggggtttttatagttttttttaccgttggaccccccaacggtcaaaattttaaataaccgTTGGGAAAAAAACACGGGCTAAAACGCGTCCCTGAGAGAGTGATTTTGCCACGTTGCAAAgcgtgtccacgtcagcgcgttttgtgctgacatggcaCAATCGCTCTCTCAGGTACACATTTTGCTGGAATTTCCCCCTAAAATGCTCCTACATGGACGCGTTTTGTAGTTTTCGgcccattccgataaataatgaaaaaagtgGCCCATTCCCGTAAACAAAGTTGGAAATGAGCCTCTATAGGTAAAATGGTCTATGATTTGGGTCTAgtataattcttattttattgttaaatttgctattattttagagacacatgcttgctaagttgcaactatcttagtattacttaagtataaagacttttcttcatataatttcaatttgttatgaaacatttattttaatgtatttgatacattatatttttaaaatttatttttatataaaaataattttaaaaattaatatggacaAGCTAGATCAAGCGTGAAATTAACACTTTTTACCTAGACCGaacttagataaaattttaagtctatTTTTAAATCGAACTGAATttggacttaaaattttaagtcacGATGATCTAACTCATGATTAAATCTAGGTTAGAGAATATTAGGTCAGGTTACGTTGCGCATGACCATCccattttttgtccaaaaacTATTTTGTGACTATTGTAACACCtaattttcttactttaattttattgaatatacaaaagtcaaaaagaaaattgtataGGTACAAGTCAATCGGACATATTTTGGGGTGAgcaaattattttgtatttgtttcTCCCATGCATTgacagaaagaaaaagaaaaaaacataatgaGGATAGCTTTTGGATAGAATTGAATTCGAGctgaaatttcaaaagtaatttaaaataaaaatatattaaaattttgactaaacTCGTGAATTACATTATAATACTCAAGTTCAACTCACTGTTTGAACTTAATTCACGGCCAAGAAAGCTGTCACGTGTTATTGGTATGGGCAAAAGTTAAAGAGACAAGTTGTGTTAAAATTGAGGACATGAAAAAATCAAAGCTTGAGTGAGTTGAGTAAACGGCGCATAAATATAACAGGAGTTGTGTTTACATGTGCAGCTGTTATAGGCTGACTTTGTGTTCGGGTTGCCACACAGATATTcccaatttttagaaaatttttgaacttaaattttagtaattattttaaacgaaaaattaatttaggtaCTGTTATTcgattttaaagttaaattaaaaatattattggtCGATATCCAAATATGCTGGCCCCCAAATTTGATAattcaaaagaattttaatacgaaattttaaaaaataaaaatgctaatggatttatttatttgaattcaaattcattatatgtagtgataaaattattttaataatagatTTGAACACTCTGAATCCATTACGctttaaaataaaaggttaaatattaaattgggGTTCAACTTTTAGAAGTGCTCACATAAGAGTTAAACTTTTCAACATGCTTATATAAAAGTCAACCTTTACAAAAGTTCTCTAATAACAGCCAAATTTTTTGAAAGTGATCAAATAAAACCTTTTCAAATGTCATATATCaggtttaaaattatgttttattaatttcaagtaatatttgatttaacatcacgtattttattctaaatacgttaaaattcacctaatttttactcaaattagGCTAAAGTGTATGAAAAGTccttatttgaatatttttataaatgttagaCTCCTATATGAGCATTTTGAAAAGATTgagccaaatttaaaaatttaaccaaaatgaaatgaattcaatgttttttgaaaaattaatttatgtacccaattttaataaatagatattaaaattctaaatttaaatattattaaaatgtacaATATCTAAATGTGTAAAAAGAAATCAAGTATCACCAAAAATGTATATCGGCATAGTTCCTTACATTATATCATCACCACACTCAATATATAGGAATAAATGCAATTGTTATACGATACATCGTGCCTTAAAAGTGATACATAAATTACAAGTAAATGGGCATGAGTTTTggttaaaacatataataatggTGCCGGCCATTGTTCTTTCACTAGAAGAATGACTATGACGTTAAGATTAGCTCAATTACACGTCTGGGAAATTGGCTGGATTAAAATCAAAGGGTTTCTCCGATCCTcatcatctatatatataagagCACATACTCGAAGTCTCTCTCATGTTCTTGAGCAGTAATAAGACAAGATATTGAAAACAATGGCGTTTTGGCGCATTTCCATTTGTTCATTACTTTTACTCCTGCTATCTTCTTCAACGATGGCAACAGCTTCCATTTACAGACCTAGAAAAAGACCCACTTCGAGTTTGATCCAAGATAAGTTTATCCAGTGCTTTATTGGCAGCTCCCATTTTTATATACCGCTCTCCACAGCCTTTTTTACTCCAAACAATGCTTCGTTTACCTCTGTGCTGCAGTCAACAGCTCAAAACCTCAGGTACTTGGTGCCTTCAATGCCGAAGCCTGAGTTTATCATCACACCACAGCATGAATCCCAAGTCCAAGCTTCTGTCATTTGTGCAAAGAGGCTCGATATTCACCTCAGATTCCGTAGTGGAGGCCATGATTACGAAGGACTCTCTTACGTATCCCAAATTGAATCACCTTTCGTCATTGTTGACCTCTCCAAACTGCGGTCAATCAAAGTTGATATCCAGGACAACAGTGCTTGGGTTGAAGCTGGTGCCACCATTGGTGAAGTTTATTATAGAATTGCTGAGAAGAGTAACATCCATGGCTTCCCTGCAGGTCTTTGTACTAGCCTAGGCATTGGGGGGCACATCACCGGCGGTGCATATGGTTCAATGATGAGGAAGTTTGGCCTGGGTGCTGATAATGTCATAGATGCTCGAATCGTGGATGTTAATGGAAGAGTTCTTGACCGAGCAGCCATGGGAGAAGATCTTTTCTGGGCAATTAGAGGAGGTGGAGGTGCAAGCTTTGGGATTATCCTTGAATGGAAGATAAAGCTAGTCCCAGTCCCAGCTACTGTGACAGTTTTCACTGTCACCAAGTCTCTAGAACAAGGTGCAACAAAGCTCCTTTATAAATGGCAAACTGTCGCAGACAAACTTGACGAAGATCTTTTCATTAGAGTTATAATTCAAACGGACAACGCTGGGAAAAACAATGCCAAAACGGTGACGACATCTTACAATGCACTGTTTCTGGGCAATGCCGAAAGGCTACTCCGAGTAATGCAACA of Gossypium raimondii isolate GPD5lz chromosome 3, ASM2569854v1, whole genome shotgun sequence contains these proteins:
- the LOC105793940 gene encoding berberine bridge enzyme-like 13 — translated: MAFWRISICSLLLLLLSSSTMATASIYRPRKRPTSSLIQDKFIQCFIGSSHFYIPLSTAFFTPNNASFTSVLQSTAQNLRYLVPSMPKPEFIITPQHESQVQASVICAKRLDIHLRFRSGGHDYEGLSYVSQIESPFVIVDLSKLRSIKVDIQDNSAWVEAGATIGEVYYRIAEKSNIHGFPAGLCTSLGIGGHITGGAYGSMMRKFGLGADNVIDARIVDVNGRVLDRAAMGEDLFWAIRGGGGASFGIILEWKIKLVPVPATVTVFTVTKSLEQGATKLLYKWQTVADKLDEDLFIRVIIQTDNAGKNNAKTVTTSYNALFLGNAERLLRVMQQSFPELGLTEKDCTETSWIKSVLYIAGYSSNTPAEILLQGRSTFKNYFKAKSDFVKEAIPETALEGLWKRLLEEDSPLMIWNPYGGMMARISESQIPFPHRQGTKFKIQYLTLWQDEDNNASKHFDWIRRLYNYMAPYVSMFPRGAYVNYRDLDLGMNKNINTSFIEASLWGVRYFKDNFMRLVKVKSRVDPNNFFRHEQSIPPLPVQARY